One genomic segment of Nonomuraea coxensis DSM 45129 includes these proteins:
- the mpaM gene encoding daptide-type RiPP biosynthesis methyltransferase — protein MGSKAEHGPIRPARADILLASVGERGVLCDFYDENASDIFRDLAADAGGTEEAHGFSALIRPESGAVLELGAGTGRLTIPLLELGWEVTALELSAAMLATLRQRLADAPADLRDRCTVVPGDMTAFALGKRFGTAVLSPSTIDLLDDVDRPGLYSSVREHLEPGGRFLVGMANPDASGRQEPLERTQEFTGRSGRRYVLHAKVYPSEEIRDVTIHPADESLDPFVICVNRFRVITPDQIARELEQAGFDVVARTPLPGVRNHELVLEAQLSGRPS, from the coding sequence ATGGGGAGTAAAGCAGAGCATGGACCGATCCGGCCCGCCCGCGCGGATATTCTGCTGGCCTCGGTAGGCGAAAGAGGCGTGCTGTGTGACTTCTACGACGAGAACGCCTCGGACATCTTCCGGGATTTGGCGGCGGACGCGGGCGGCACGGAGGAAGCACATGGTTTTTCCGCGCTTATTCGCCCGGAGTCGGGAGCGGTCCTGGAGCTCGGGGCCGGAACCGGCAGACTGACCATTCCGCTCCTGGAGCTCGGCTGGGAGGTGACCGCCCTGGAACTGTCGGCCGCGATGCTCGCCACCCTGCGGCAGCGGCTGGCGGACGCGCCGGCGGACCTGCGGGACCGGTGCACCGTCGTGCCCGGCGACATGACCGCCTTCGCGCTGGGAAAGCGCTTCGGAACGGCGGTTCTCAGCCCGTCCACGATCGACCTCCTCGACGATGTCGACAGACCTGGGCTGTACTCGTCGGTCCGTGAGCACCTTGAGCCCGGCGGGAGGTTCCTGGTCGGCATGGCCAACCCGGACGCGTCCGGCAGGCAGGAGCCGCTGGAGCGCACCCAGGAGTTCACGGGCAGAAGTGGCCGCCGCTACGTGCTGCACGCCAAGGTCTACCCGTCGGAGGAGATCCGCGACGTCACCATTCATCCCGCGGATGAATCGCTGGACCCTTTCGTCATCTGCGTGAATCGCTTCCGGGTCATCACCCCGGACCAGATAGCACGAGAGCTCGAACAAGCCGGATTCGACGTGGTCGCGCGGACCCCGCTTCCCGGGGTGCGTAATCACGAACTGGTGCTGGAGGCGCAGTTGAGCGGCCGGCCCTCATAG